The Biomphalaria glabrata chromosome 17, xgBioGlab47.1, whole genome shotgun sequence genome segment TGTAACATATCACGTTGTTTGGgttattatctcccttacacTACGATTACaggaaaagataaaaaaaaaaatgcaactgaGCTCTTCAGACTACAACCGGATGTTGTAATTGGGTTCATTGCAAGAGTGACGGTAAACAAAAAGCCATGACGTCATCCATTGAGACCTCTTTAAGAAATGAGAAATCACCGCGGAGACGACGGTTCAAGGACATCAAGTGAAACCCAAACTGagacaaacacttttttttttttcccttttaagaagcggccatttttttttcttagctaaGCTTCATTCACGTGCttgtttctttgcttattcttgATTCcacaccagcggttctcaaccttttaagctcgacgacccccctttttacaatctcactcTTTGGCTACCCCAtctacacagcaatagaagaatagacaaaaacaatccatatttacGATGGTctaaggcgacccctggcaaatcgtcaatcgacccctaagggggtcgcgaaccacaggttgagaacccctgttccaCACTCTGttataatatgttttttttttagagagagagagagagagagagagagaaattccATGTGACTTAATTATAGCAAACATCTTTTGTGTACTTCCCAACTGAGATGAAGGAAAAGGTAAAGAATCCTACTGACAgttgtggtggtataagttgaattagtcccccttaAGGACTCTTGAGCCCCcgagtaaacattttatttgtatgcATGGAAAACAAACGATGgcgtaaacattcaccaagacaCCTCCTTCTTCTCTCCCCCATTCCAAACTGGTTGAGACAagcgataggatcatagcgcattcagAAAGcttaaagctaaacaaaaacaatttttttaatcgcacagatttatgaTGTCTAGGCCAAtcatatcttatctttctatcttatacaatacagacgttacttcaaaaaaagaagatgattacgtcctacgagttatgcatttagtcaatttagtcatgcatatttatCAATgccctaaattctgccaaatcacgggttttcctggctagctcaggcaacccattccatgctctaatagcactagtgaagaaggagcatttgtacatatttttgTCCTAGCATCAGGAACGAGGAATATGTCttcatctttgtgtctctctgagtattttattaaattttgtttttgtatttcaagattatggttcagtgttttatgtttaattgttactttacttttgagtcttctatacctaaccctaaccctaactctagAGAAGTCATCAAATCATCATATTAATGAAGTCATCAAATCATCACATTAATGAAGTCGTCAAACCATCACATTAACGAAGTCATCAAGTCATCACATTAACGAAGTCATCAAATCATCACATCAATGAAGTCGTCAAATCATCACATTAACGAAGTCATCAAACCATCACATTAACGAAGTCGTCAAATCATCACATTAACGAAGTCATCAAACCATCACATTAACGAAGTCGTCAAATCATCACATTAACGAAGTCGTCAAACCATCACATTAACGAAGTCGTCAAACCATCACATTAACGAAGTCGTCAAACCATCACATTAACGAAGTCGTCAAACCATCACATTAACGAAGTCGTCAAACCATCACATTAACGAAGTCGTCAAATCATCACATTAACGAAGTCGTCAAATCATCACATTAACGAAGTCGTCAAATCATCACATTAACGAAGTCGTCAAATCATCACATTAACGAAGTCGTCAAACCATCACATTAACGAAGTCGTCAAACCATCACATTAACGAAGTCGTCAAACCATCACATTAACGAAGTCGTCAAATCATCACATTAACGAAGTCGTCAAATCACATTACGTGAACAACCTTTAGGTAGTCATCCTCGAGGAAAAATCAAGATTGAAGCCATCAAGGCACTGGGACTATTCCCCATGGCATTAGATTACTGCAACACCGAGATTCGCCGAGGGCCTTCCGACTTTTCCTGTTTGTTAATCAAAAGTAGATCTGTCAGACGAAAATCTAACTTTGATTATTTTAGTAGTAGTTAGGAGTTAACGTATCATAGTGCGACTATTGTCAAACTATTCAGTATCATTCTTAGATTCGCTTTTTTTGAAACATACAATCCTGCAAGACAATTTGCATACATTGAACAACTGCTACATCAGATCTAGACGAAGTGATCGTCTTTTCtcgtttaactctttctctcctaatacACGAGACCATCGTTGGTTTAACCccactttaaataaaattaatgtttaattgtaAACACTTTCCTTtgtgttctataaaaaaaacatgcattcccctttaattctagaccaactaaaacattttctgataacaaacgaagaagatattgaagcttaatcataacaggggagtgaaatagtaatgagcaaaatgaagaattccgtcaGAATGTGAACTAATAATtactgagagaaagagttaaggcatATAAGCCAAATTTGCATAGCGCtggttatgtgtgtgtgtgtgtgcgtgttaatgttgtttgtgtttgtatctATATAGTTTTTTGTTATAGAAGTACACAATTCAAGAGATGTGGAGGGGGGTATTATAGTCTTGTTTTCAGGAAAGGATGAAAAAGCAACTATCCATTACAAACTATAGTTACTTAGACCAAGCTATTACTAGTGTTAGGCGCTTCAGCGCTGTGTCTTATTCAGATATGTCAAACGGAACTAACACTCAAGTAACGAAATTAAATAACACAGTCGAAAGGCCAACTATATAAGGTAGTCGACGCTTAtagtgaatgtcgaacaagaagttcaaGAATAAcgaagggaactgtcgaatgtcgACCAACTAAATCTCTGCGTTCATAAAAAGCTGCCTCTCTTTAAAGCCGTCAAAAGTCGTCTGTTTATATTTCGCTATTCTTCCTAAAATCCTAGTCTTATTTTTACAAGTCGCGTCATTGTCAaaagtcaaaactttccctttctatgaaacaaataacgaATTTCTTATCGTACCCTTAAACTAATCAAACATTCTAGCTGTGGGTACTCAAAGCtacagacttaaaaaaaaaaatcacaatgtATAATATTAGGGGTGGGCAATGGTAGAGTtcgtgaacaaaacaaaaacaaaaaaacatgttgaACGTTTTTGTCATGTCAGGCTCAGATGGTGAGCAAGAAGTTGGGAGATAGCTAGATAGGGAGACGTGGAAACAGCCGCATCACAAACACACTCTCGCGTGCGTTGCATCGTAAGTCGCAATCAGTCACATTCCAACGTTGCTTGAGTTCAATACTGAGAGCTACAGCTgccaggtgtgtgtgtgtgtgtttgtgtgagagCGTGAGTGAAGGAGTGAGCCTGTTAGGTGTGGTCAGACCATATTGTCATCACAGTCATCAGGGCCTGACTCTAGTCTCATCAACGCCGTGTAAGCCTGCGTAATTGTAATGTAAGGTTGCCGTTGAGCCGGCGCGTTCATTGGAGCTCAGCATGAtggttaacaagaaaaacataaaaaatacccttttttaaaaaacacacacaaaaaaagcttctgttaagtgtagttgtatcaattagtttggatcagttttGTAATTGAAttttgtagtagatctagactaacaataaaaaatctgtgcgattagaaatatttttaccaattttcttttttttttgtttgtttagcgcaatttcatgcttttagctttctatgatcctatcacttgtctgaaccagttgggaaaggagatgggggggggggaggaggagaagAAAGGGGTATTTGTGTGAATGTtactgtgatcgctttttagatgcatttaaaaaaaaaaaagttgtacgactagaattcgaactcgagggccCAAGCCTTCTCAAGGgcactaattcaacttatacctccacaactgtcaagtacaatttctttcccttgtgcgataccaaacaaaataacaaattgggtttttttttttttacattaattcttgttttgtgaggtaaaagaaataatacaccTCAGCTTGGTCCGGGATTGGGTTAGGGATAAATAACGCGtagaaacattttaccagactgacagacaaacaaagtgatttttgtaaaaatgttaagTATTTTGGTTCCGTTATCagtgccggaagtggtaatggatataagcactccactacctataaaatgcttcctaatggcatgcatctcaaatagattctgacaaccagtctaacttctggccttcacgtgtggctcagatattgagtccggcggaactgttctaaCTAACAgaagaaggggcaaaggcgagtaactggcgcctaaaccagtaagcttcggacaggaggggctcgttaacCATGattggctacccacctaggagaaggaaaactctgaattcaaacctcggCTGCCTTGCAGCTAGATCCCAAtcacgggaaaggcttcgggagtcaaacctgaggaaaaatcaggagctggcgaccctaaggcagtttgcagcacccagtgctacaccctggcagaacctgcgacgccgctgaacGCCAAACTGTATCgacactgccgttcctttggatacatccgCTGCGTGGAGAGAGGGGaactgtgtgggcgacatcgttccaacctcagctaatgcccaggcattcatctcatttccatgagatgatccgtAGTCGATGAAATGATCCGTAGTCGATGAAATGATCCGTAGTCGATGAGATGATCcgtagtcgcttcgcgactgaaggaggccatgtGTTTGAATGACCCAAGGTTAACGACAGTGTCAGGTAGGGAAGACCGTGTGTCCTAATACACTAACTCACCATGCCAGTCTTTGAACTGGTGAACCACGGTGCAGGAATTAAGCATGCTATTACACTGCCACCAAACTCTACAATCTGATACCCTACAATCTGATACCCTACAATCTGATACCCTACAATCTGATACCCTACAATCTGATACCCTACAATCTAATACTCTACAATCTGATACCCTACAATCTGATACCCTACAATCTGATACCCTACAATCTAATACTCTACAATCTGATACCCAACAATCTGATACCCTACAATCTAATACTCTACAATCTGACACCCTACAATCTGATACCCTATAATCTAATACTCTACAATCTGATACCCTACAATCTGATACCCTACAATCTGATACCCTACAATCTGATACCCTATAATCTAATACtattaatcatcttcttttttgaagtaacgtctgtattatataagataagataagataagataagataatacccTACAATCTAATACTCTACAATCTAATACCCTACAATCTGATACCCAACAATCTGATTCCCTATAATCTAATACCCTATAATCTAATACTCTACAATCTGATACCCTACAATCTAATACCCTACAATCTAATACTCTACAATCTAATATGTATCTCAGATAGTATTAATAACAAACAAGTTACAAGGCGTCAACaacaggcctatatatattatatctagactcgACATGGAGACCTATATGTATTATATcatggacatggagatctttcaacactacaaaaaatgtcgtgaatttttttttttaaagttgaaacaaggcgttgttttgtaaagtagttatataaagtaaagttttctttttcaaccctaacctatgtaacatataatttaatgattagatcatagacttatataaatattaataattgagCATCGAAAAAAGAGCAAtttcgtctcataattattattttgcaatttttagatagcctacataatctaaaaagatctaggtaatcagtctatttaaatgtacataagatgactaAAAATCAATAgacatatataggtctgtggcgtaaaagtttaaaataaaatactaattgTTTATACACAAGTATAGTACATATACACTAAATATTTACCTTATCTTCGATCGACAGATTCGATTCCTCTGTTTCAAGTATCCGTTTCTTGTTCTGATTGCTTATTAAAGTCCTTATAATGTTACTCACTGTGAACTCTGCTAAGGTATCGTGAGAGGCAGAGATCGGTATCGAATCTATCGATATGCCCCTTTGAAGGGAGTCGAACAAATGTCTCCTGCTTGCTAGCGCCGCTTCCGTCTCCTCCTCCTCCAGAGAAGAAGAGCTCCTAAGCCTGGGTTTAATTTGACCTAGATTAGAGTCGGGGAGAGTTACTTTTTCTTCCAAGTTCTCACAGATATTTGCACGGGAAAGAAACTCGTCATTTCCGCCGTCGAAATCCAGGACACAGGAAGAGTACAGATTTGTTGCGGCCGAGCGATCGAGCCGAGCAGGGTCAGGGGTTGGTGTGTGTTGGCCTGCGTCCGATTTGTCCACTTCCCCACAGGTCAATCGTGGGAGCTCAGAATCGTTTTCGCCTGTCCGCCCGGGAGGCGTCAGTGAGGGTTGCAAGCGATCTGGCAGAGAGATTACCCGATAATTCGAAGTGTCGTTTGTGACGGATTGCGGAAGCGGGGAAGCGGGCGAGTCGCCTCCAGGGGAACGACCCTGTGAGTGATCGTGACCGATCGAGCGCGCGAGATGATGATCTGCTGCGAGTTCTGATTCCGCGTGCTCTAGTATTGTTTCTTCAACAGCTTTCTCGGCGGAATGAATGTTGTAGATCACTTCCGTCGGGCTACCAATCCCCGAGTCTGTGCTAATACTCTGTGGAATGTCTTTTTCGGTTGATGCCATCTTTCTCGAAGTGGAATTTAAAATGATCGGGTCTTCCATTTTCTCCACTTTTTCCCCGTGACCTTCTCTCGGTCGCCTTCGGTTACGCCTCTTCTCTCCGTCTGATTGAGCAGCAACACTCTGTGTTGAGACCATCTTGTTTAACCGCTTCCGGTCTGTTTGTTCAGTCAAAATATCAGGGTCAGTGCCCGTTTTTGCAAGGTCGTCTGGGGTTATTTTTCTATTCATGGGAATTCCCGATGAAAAGCCTAACCCTTTCCCCGCAATCGTTAAGTCAATGTCGTCCCCTGACGTTCTCTCGTTGTACGACTTTCCAGTGAGTTCTTTGACATCCATTCTTGTTGAAACAGACTTTGAAGTTTCACTTCTGTGGTCGATCTCGCTCGAATGCTGCGAGTTCTCAGAAATTTGCTTCGTTCTACGAGTTTTGCTGCGATGAACGAGTTCCCGGACAGCGTTGGCGAAACGTGATTTTTTTCTCAAGGTTGGGCGCTGCGGTGAGCTTCCGGTGGAAACACGACGCTCCGGCTTTCGAAGACATTCGTTCAAGTCCTCACTTTTGACGGAGGATAAAAACCGCGTGACGATTCTAGACTTCCCGACGTCCTGTACTTCGCTCTCAAAGTTCACGACGCTTACAGAGTCGTGCTTAGACCTGCAGTCTGAACGATCTGGGTTTTGTTTAATTGATCCTTCTCTGTTGACATCATGCACGTATCGATCTACTTGTGTTCCCTCGGCAGACGTCAGCCTCCCTACCTGCTTTGATTCCATCTCAATCGGACTGTTTTTAACTATCTGTAATTCTGTGTTTTATGCCATTGTTCCTGCATCGCGTTCActtaattgtttctttttattactcTATCAAATCAATGAATATGTtccgttcttttttttttcctttcattaaaatcttttcaaacaataatAACCTAACGGTTTAATTTCAGTCTTTTCAAGCgtaactaaaaaagaaaaaaaaagttaacctttcagaccttgtggtctatagagcagatgatgtaaaggtcatctgtttctgtcgcCTAaggtaaacgagggtgtcatgtggccagcacaacgaccgacctcctttacttttccccaactaatgtcagagctgggtggactcagaggcgcccaaagatcccga includes the following:
- the LOC106052016 gene encoding uncharacterized protein LOC106052016 isoform X1; amino-acid sequence: MESKQVGRLTSAEGTQVDRYVHDVNREGSIKQNPDRSDCRSKHDSVSVVNFESEVQDVGKSRIVTRFLSSVKSEDLNECLRKPERRVSTGSSPQRPTLRKKSRFANAVRELVHRSKTRRTKQISENSQHSSEIDHRSETSKSVSTRMDVKELTGKSYNERTSGDDIDLTIAGKGLGFSSGIPMNRKITPDDLAKTGTDPDILTEQTDRKRLNKMVSTQSVAAQSDGEKRRNRRRPREGHGEKVEKMEDPIILNSTSRKMASTEKDIPQSISTDSGIGSPTEVIYNIHSAEKAVEETILEHAESELAADHHLARSIGHDHSQGRSPGGDSPASPLPQSVTNDTSNYRVISLPDRLQPSLTPPGRTGENDSELPRLTCGEVDKSDAGQHTPTPDPARLDRSAATNLYSSCVLDFDGGNDEFLSRANICENLEEKVTLPDSNLGQIKPRLRSSSSLEEEETEAALASRRHLFDSLQRGISIDSIPISASHDTLAEFTVSNIIRTLISNQNKKRILETEESNLSIEDKLSSQNSLEDSDTEIHLDSDTREDTDKTVPDKVAPEKPIRRKLTFRNQVSLQDVIALSDSPNTDRKLKGILKSTSVPALSSSKDSFTERLPDVNGTVKLELPNLELPTSRSVSFNKTHIKNTFSYYNDAFEGEIITEPSKRPSLADVVSQIMRQGAIVDIDEDNSHPYGRDTSLTDLITGKRRDSYKMDAGKMIVWLVLAIMIVSLAGGIIFMSETYNMNHKDDDVVVAPVETTTLTNHLR
- the LOC106052016 gene encoding uncharacterized protein LOC106052016 isoform X2, translated to MESKQVGRLTSAEGTQVDRYVHDVNREGSIKQNPDRSDCRSKHDSVSVVNFESEVQDVGKSRIVTRFLSSVKSEDLNECLRKPERRVSTGSSPQRPTLRKKSRFANAVRELVHRSKTRRTKQISENSQHSSEIDHRSETSKSVSTRMDVKELTGKSYNERTSGDDIDLTIAGKGLGFSSGIPMNRKITPDDLAKTGTDPDILTEQTDRKRLNKMVSTQSVAAQSDGEKRRNRRRPREGHGEKVEKMEDPIILNSTSRKMASTEKDIPQSISTDSGIGSPTEVIYNIHSAEKAVEETILEHAESELAADHHLARSIGHDHSQGRSPGGDSPASPLPQSVTNDTSNYRVISLPDRLQPSLTPPGRTGENDSELPRLTCGEVDKSDAGQHTPTPDPARLDRSAATNLYSSCVLDFDGGNDEFLSRANICENLEEKVTLPDSNLGQIKPRLRSSSSLEEEETEAALASRRHLFDSLQRGISIDSIPISASHDTLAEFTVSNIIRTLISNQNKKRILETEESNLSIEDKLSSQNSLEDSDTEIHLDSDTREDTDKTVPDKVAPEKPIRRKLTFRNVSLQDVIALSDSPNTDRKLKGILKSTSVPALSSSKDSFTERLPDVNGTVKLELPNLELPTSRSVSFNKTHIKNTFSYYNDAFEGEIITEPSKRPSLADVVSQIMRQGAIVDIDEDNSHPYGRDTSLTDLITGKRRDSYKMDAGKMIVWLVLAIMIVSLAGGIIFMSETYNMNHKDDDVVVAPVETTTLTNHLR